In Pleuronectes platessa chromosome 5, fPlePla1.1, whole genome shotgun sequence, a single genomic region encodes these proteins:
- the LOC128440811 gene encoding sodium/potassium-transporting ATPase subunit beta-233-like, with protein MSGPDNSDGGWRTWVWNSEKKAFMGRTGCSWFKILLFYVIFFGCLAGFFTATIQALLLTLSDYKPTYQDRVAPPGLSHTPRSQKFEIAFNRSDETSYKKYVDSVATFLEQYEEYQQSTLMKFEDCGNSCQTYKDRGRLESDAGQRKACRFRKTWLGNCSGDSDPTFGFKEGKPCLIVKLNRIVNFRPIVPSNQSLPEALRGKLTPNLIPIHCKNRREEDAGKIGEIKYFGLGGGFPLQYYPYYGKLLHPQYLQPLVAVQFANIALDQELRIECKAYGANIGYSEKDRYRGRFLVKITISS; from the coding sequence ATGTCGGGACCTGATAACAGCGACGGCGGCTGGAGGACTTGGGTTTGGAATTCAGAGAAGAAGGCGTTCATGGGACGAACAGGATGCAGCTGGTTTAAGATCCTCCTGTTTTACGTGATATTCTTCGGATGCCTTGCTGGATTTTTTACGGCGACCATTCAGGCTTTGCTGCTCACTCTAAGTGACTACAAACCCACCTACCAGGACAGAGTCGCTCCCCCGGGTCTGTCACACACCCCACGCTCACAGAAATTTGAGATTGCTTTCAATAGGTCTGATGAGACCTCATACAAGAAGTACGTGGACAGCGTGGCGACTTTCCTTGAACAGTACGAGGAGTATCAACAGTCTACTCTGATGAAATTCGAAGACTGTGGAAACTCTTGTCAGACGTACAAGGACCGTGGACGTCTGGAGAGCGACGCCGGACAGAGGAAGGCCTGCCGCTTCCGCAAGACCTGGCTCGGCAACTGCTCAGGGGACAGCGACCCCACTTTCGGCTTCAAGGAGGGAAAGCCCTGCCTCATTGTCAAGCTCAACAGGATCGTCAACTTCAGGCCAATAGTTCCCTCAAATCAGTCACTCCCAGAGGCTCTTCGGGGCAAACTAACGCCCAACCTGATCCCCATTCACTGCAAGAATCGGAGGGAAGAGGATGCAGGCAAGATTGGAGAGATCAAGTACTTCGGCTTAGGTGGAGGCTTTCCTCTCCAGTACTACCCGTACTACGGCAAACTGCTGCATCCTCAGTACCTGCAGCCCCTGGTGGCCGTCCAGTTTGCCAACATCGCTCTGGACCAGGAGCTCCGCATCGAGTGCAAAGCATACGGAGCAAACATCGGCTACAGTGAGAAAGACCGCTACCGAGGACGTTTCCTCGTTAAGATCACAATCAGCTCTTGA